A stretch of the Bacteroidales bacterium genome encodes the following:
- a CDS encoding transporter — protein MQKFKISLIFLITAVSININAQIVTERPTQSESSSVLPKGSFQIETGIVRQISGNDLYPVINVTSPITLFRFGLTKRVELRLLSQYRKDIYDYPYYSSSKTVGFSDIEVGTKIQIFKKENAKTEIAFETHLSVPTGSALYTNGTYATINKIAVSHVLTDKLGLGYNIGYIYNGNGESSMLYSIGLGYNVNNKFGFFIEPYGNLAEFSTHTASINSGIFFLLKKNFQVDFSLGTGINHPMNFVAMGLAWLIDTN, from the coding sequence ATGCAAAAATTTAAAATTTCACTTATCTTCCTCATCACTGCTGTCAGCATAAACATTAATGCTCAAATAGTTACCGAAAGACCAACACAATCAGAATCATCTTCTGTTTTACCGAAAGGAAGTTTTCAAATAGAAACAGGCATAGTAAGACAGATTTCGGGAAATGATTTGTACCCCGTAATAAATGTAACTTCTCCGATAACATTGTTCAGGTTCGGGCTTACAAAACGAGTAGAATTGAGATTATTGAGCCAATACAGAAAAGACATTTACGATTATCCCTATTATAGTTCTTCTAAAACAGTAGGATTCAGTGATATTGAAGTAGGGACTAAAATTCAAATTTTTAAAAAAGAAAATGCAAAAACAGAGATTGCTTTTGAAACACACCTTTCCGTACCTACCGGCTCAGCACTTTATACAAACGGAACGTATGCAACAATAAATAAAATTGCAGTTTCTCATGTTTTAACCGACAAACTCGGTTTAGGGTATAATATAGGATATATTTATAACGGAAACGGAGAAAGCTCAATGCTTTACAGTATAGGTTTAGGATACAACGTAAATAATAAATTCGGTTTTTTTATTGAACCGTACGGAAATTTAGCTGAATTCAGCACACATACCGCAAGTATAAACAGCGGTATTTTCTTCCTTCTTAAAAAGAATTTCCAAGTTGATTTTTCTCTCGGAACAGGTATTAATCATCCCATGAATTTTGTTGCTATGGGGTTAGCTTGGTTAATAGATACAAACTAA
- a CDS encoding bifunctional metallophosphatase/5'-nucleotidase: MKKLNRIFIGILLVSSTLFSKVTGQNDTTEIIILHTNDMHAKIDNMAKLAYFVKHYRSKYNNVFLLSAGDNFTGNPVVDQYKNPGYPMVDLMNKISYDASAIGNHEFDYGQKNFNIYRKEADFPFISANIFPDNNAELNKPVDYIKLKTKNGISIGILGLTQTNKQGIPSSSPMKLKNISFKDPIEVAKKYKSYKDSSDIFIALTHLGYKRDLKLAKKIPVFDAIIGGHSHTKLQQGDLKGNTLVTQSGSYVNYFGVMTLKVVNHELISKKDTMIGLRDATRYDEEIAGLIKQYNNNPGLYIVIGYADDDITGKDELGSMMTDAMRDTLNVDIAFQNNGGIRTHQLPKGKITVKQIFELSPFGNTFVEYNLTPKQIKKLIKYTFKFHQNNELQVSGLIINLTVSEKKKLKKVKLLTSDKTELDKKTYSVVVNDYMATSYNLNFLKGGKKYTIIDAENTINFIKKNKTINYKGVKRVFENMK; the protein is encoded by the coding sequence ATGAAGAAACTGAACAGAATATTTATCGGCATATTATTGGTATCATCAACTTTATTCTCAAAAGTTACAGGGCAGAATGATACAACCGAAATTATTATCCTGCATACAAATGATATGCACGCAAAAATTGATAATATGGCAAAACTTGCATACTTTGTGAAACATTACAGAAGTAAATACAATAATGTTTTTTTACTTTCGGCAGGTGATAATTTTACCGGCAACCCCGTTGTTGACCAATATAAAAATCCCGGGTACCCAATGGTTGATTTAATGAATAAAATTTCTTATGATGCTTCTGCAATAGGAAATCACGAATTTGACTACGGTCAAAAAAACTTTAACATATACAGAAAAGAAGCTGACTTTCCGTTTATTTCGGCAAATATTTTCCCTGATAATAATGCAGAACTGAATAAACCTGTTGATTATATAAAATTGAAAACAAAAAACGGAATTTCAATTGGCATTTTAGGTCTTACACAAACAAACAAACAAGGTATTCCCAGCAGCAGCCCCATGAAATTAAAAAACATTTCTTTTAAAGACCCGATTGAAGTTGCAAAAAAATATAAAAGCTACAAAGATTCTTCTGATATTTTTATTGCTCTTACACACCTCGGCTATAAAAGAGATTTAAAACTTGCAAAAAAGATTCCCGTTTTTGATGCAATTATCGGAGGTCATTCCCATACAAAACTTCAGCAAGGAGATTTAAAAGGAAATACATTAGTTACACAATCCGGGTCTTATGTTAACTATTTCGGGGTAATGACTTTAAAAGTTGTTAATCATGAACTCATCTCTAAGAAAGATACAATGATAGGTTTAAGAGATGCAACAAGATACGATGAAGAAATTGCCGGATTAATAAAACAATACAATAATAATCCCGGTCTTTACATAGTTATCGGATATGCTGATGATGATATTACCGGAAAAGACGAACTCGGTTCAATGATGACAGATGCAATGCGAGATACCTTAAATGTTGATATTGCTTTTCAAAATAACGGAGGCATTCGTACACACCAACTTCCGAAAGGAAAAATTACCGTTAAGCAAATCTTTGAACTTTCACCTTTCGGGAATACTTTTGTTGAATATAATTTAACACCCAAACAAATAAAAAAACTGATAAAATACACATTTAAATTTCATCAAAACAATGAATTACAGGTAAGCGGTTTAATTATCAATTTAACAGTTTCAGAAAAAAAGAAACTTAAAAAAGTTAAACTGTTAACTTCCGATAAAACAGAACTTGATAAAAAAACTTACAGCGTTGTCGTTAATGATTATATGGCGACATCATATAATTTGAATTTTTTAAAAGGCGGAAAAAAATATACAATAATTGATGCTGAAAACACAATTAATTTTATTAAAAAAAACAAAACTATAAACTATAAAGGAGTTAAGCGTGTTTTTGAAAATATGAAATAA
- the ygeW gene encoding knotted carbamoyltransferase YgeW: MNIKDKIKELKKLKPELFGKDFLLTWEKSEDDLKTVLKVAEILKDMRDNNISSKVFDSGLAVSQFRDNSTRTRFSFASASNMLGMEIQDLDETKSQIAHGETVRETANMISFLSDYIGIRDDMYLGEGNKYMREVGEALDDGYKNGVLPKRPGIVNLQCDIDHPTQSMADLQHLIDKFGSLENLKGKKIAVSWAYSPSYGKPLSVPQGIIGLMTRFGMNVELAYPKGYNLIPEVEELAAKQAKESGGSFKIVDNMEEAFKDADIIYPKSWAPYHVMEKRTELLKNKDTEGLKKLEKEALAENANFKDWTVDDDKVKLTKDGKALYMHPLPADISGLSCEEGEVTDKVFEKYRIETYKEAGYKPYIIASMMFVNKFKKPAKALNKILKRNQKRFGI, encoded by the coding sequence ATGAATATAAAAGACAAAATAAAAGAACTTAAAAAATTGAAACCGGAATTATTCGGTAAAGACTTTCTGCTGACGTGGGAAAAAAGTGAAGACGATTTAAAAACCGTCTTAAAAGTAGCTGAAATATTAAAAGATATGCGTGATAACAATATCTCATCAAAAGTTTTTGATTCCGGTTTAGCAGTTTCACAATTCAGAGATAACTCAACCAGAACTCGTTTTTCTTTTGCATCGGCATCTAATATGCTGGGAATGGAAATTCAAGACCTTGATGAAACAAAATCGCAAATTGCACACGGAGAAACAGTAAGAGAAACCGCAAATATGATATCATTTCTTTCGGATTACATAGGAATAAGAGACGATATGTATCTCGGTGAAGGAAATAAATATATGCGTGAAGTCGGTGAAGCACTTGATGACGGATATAAAAACGGTGTTTTACCCAAACGCCCCGGCATCGTAAATCTTCAATGCGATATAGACCACCCTACCCAATCAATGGCTGACTTACAACATTTAATTGATAAATTCGGAAGTTTAGAAAACTTAAAAGGTAAAAAAATTGCAGTTTCTTGGGCATATTCACCAAGTTACGGAAAACCTCTTTCCGTTCCGCAAGGAATTATAGGTTTAATGACACGCTTCGGAATGAATGTAGAACTTGCTTACCCGAAAGGATATAATTTAATTCCCGAAGTTGAAGAACTTGCAGCAAAACAAGCAAAAGAAAGCGGCGGTTCGTTTAAAATTGTTGACAATATGGAAGAGGCATTTAAAGATGCTGATATTATTTACCCGAAAAGTTGGGCTCCTTATCATGTAATGGAAAAGAGAACTGAACTTCTTAAAAATAAAGATACTGAAGGTTTAAAAAAACTTGAAAAAGAAGCATTAGCCGAAAATGCAAACTTCAAAGATTGGACAGTTGATGACGATAAAGTTAAACTCACAAAAGACGGAAAAGCTTTATATATGCATCCGCTTCCGGCTGACATTTCAGGTTTAAGTTGCGAGGAAGGAGAAGTAACCGACAAAGTTTTTGAAAAATACAGAATTGAAACATACAAAGAGGCAGGATATAAACCGTACATTATTGCTTCAATGATGTTTGTAAATAAATTTAAAAAGCCTGCAAAAGCTTTAAATAAAATTCTGAAAAGAAATCAAAAAAGATTCGGAATATAA